From a single Micromonospora pallida genomic region:
- a CDS encoding phosphatase PAP2 family protein: MAAVREVLRRPLGHFTERSLAGLALVLGAGVGFGVLLVLVRSQWAPLYDVDHGVAAWLNAQISPHGPLVTVLNAITDLGGRSVILWLVSVAVVGLLIRRQGRLAVYLLVTGAGALILDPTLKALVDRLRPEVEVRIGSYAGESFPSGHALGAMVAYGALLLVFLPAMSRRWRKPAIVLTATVVALIGFSRVALGVHFVSDVLGAWLLGAAWLGVTAYAFRLWRLERGRPAVPLKEGLEPEAARDVAPAPDEDRLLPHPRAGVAELIIGWVLVLGVLYGFGMFVSYHADGTFFATLDTAVPNWFDAQRTPAGDEVSHWWSKAGDTHAILLVSLIFCPLVLAVWRRWRPVLFVALTMFGELSLFLASSGTVDRPRPPIENLDGPMPTSSFPSGHIAATLCLWLAIAIIVFPRTDRWWRWVFVGLAVVMPVGVAISRMYRGMHHPTDFMGAILLTACWVGLLYWVIRPNADLAEGNRPTIESEDVHTLDDELVKAGRAD, from the coding sequence GTGGCTGCGGTCAGAGAGGTTCTACGTCGCCCCCTGGGGCACTTCACCGAACGGAGCCTCGCCGGCCTGGCGCTGGTGCTCGGTGCCGGGGTCGGCTTCGGGGTGCTGCTCGTCCTGGTCCGCAGCCAGTGGGCGCCGCTCTACGACGTCGACCACGGCGTCGCCGCCTGGCTCAACGCGCAGATCTCGCCGCACGGCCCGCTGGTCACCGTGCTGAACGCGATCACCGACCTCGGTGGGCGATCGGTGATCCTCTGGCTGGTGTCGGTGGCGGTGGTCGGCCTGCTGATCCGGCGGCAGGGACGACTCGCGGTCTACCTGCTGGTCACCGGTGCCGGCGCGCTCATCCTCGACCCGACGCTCAAGGCGCTGGTCGACCGGCTGCGTCCCGAGGTCGAGGTACGCATCGGCAGCTACGCCGGGGAGAGCTTCCCCAGCGGGCACGCGCTCGGCGCGATGGTGGCGTACGGGGCGCTGCTGCTGGTCTTCCTGCCGGCCATGTCCCGCCGGTGGCGTAAGCCGGCGATCGTGCTCACCGCCACCGTGGTGGCCCTGATCGGCTTCAGCCGGGTCGCGCTCGGCGTCCACTTCGTCTCCGACGTGCTCGGGGCCTGGCTGCTCGGCGCGGCCTGGCTCGGCGTCACCGCGTACGCCTTCCGACTCTGGCGGCTGGAACGGGGCCGGCCCGCCGTACCGCTGAAGGAGGGCCTGGAACCGGAGGCCGCGCGCGACGTCGCGCCTGCGCCCGACGAGGATCGGCTGCTCCCGCACCCCCGGGCCGGCGTGGCCGAGCTGATCATCGGCTGGGTGCTGGTGCTCGGGGTGCTCTACGGCTTCGGGATGTTCGTCAGCTACCACGCCGACGGCACCTTCTTCGCCACGCTCGACACCGCCGTGCCGAACTGGTTCGACGCGCAACGCACCCCGGCCGGGGACGAGGTCAGCCACTGGTGGAGCAAGGCCGGCGACACCCACGCCATCCTGCTGGTCTCCCTGATCTTCTGCCCGCTGGTGCTGGCGGTCTGGCGACGCTGGCGGCCGGTGCTCTTCGTGGCGCTGACCATGTTCGGCGAGCTGAGCCTCTTCCTGGCCAGCTCCGGCACCGTCGACCGGCCGCGCCCGCCGATCGAGAACCTGGACGGGCCGATGCCCACCTCGTCCTTCCCGTCCGGGCACATCGCCGCGACCCTCTGCCTCTGGCTGGCCATCGCGATCATCGTGTTCCCGCGTACCGACCGCTGGTGGCGCTGGGTGTTCGTCGGGCTCGCCGTGGTCATGCCGGTCGGGGTGGCGATCTCCCGGATGTACCGGGGCATGCACCACCCGACCGACTTCATGGGCGCGATCCTGCTCACCGCATGCTGGGTGGGCCTCCTCTACTGGGTGATCCGCCCCAACGCCGACCTGGCCGAGGGGAACCGACCGACGATCGAGTCGGAGGACGTGCACACCCTCGACGACGAGCTGGTCAAGGCGGGCCGGGCCGACTGA
- a CDS encoding TIGR03557 family F420-dependent LLM class oxidoreductase, whose protein sequence is MVNVGYTLLCEQAGPKQLVDYAVRAEAAGFDQLVISDHYYPWLDSQGHSPYAWSVLGAVAHATSRAELMSFVTCPIRRYHPAVVAQKASTVGVLSDGRFTLGLGAGENLNEHVVGGWPHVQQRHEMFEEALQIIRPLLNGETLTFSGNHFDVPDAYVWDRPDRPVPMAIAASGRQSATLAAEYGNGIVATEPDRHIIEMYDDAGGAGQPRYGQVAICYGPDEAECRKIVHDQFRWFGLGWKVNAELPGPDSFEAASQYVREEDVAEGISCGPDVDRHVEAFKKFVDAGFSHVAVVQVGGDSQPMFLDWAREELLPRLREL, encoded by the coding sequence ATGGTCAACGTCGGCTACACCCTGTTGTGCGAGCAGGCCGGCCCGAAGCAGCTGGTCGACTACGCGGTACGGGCGGAGGCGGCCGGCTTCGACCAGCTCGTCATCTCCGACCACTACTACCCGTGGCTGGACTCGCAGGGGCACTCGCCGTACGCCTGGTCGGTGCTCGGCGCGGTCGCGCACGCCACCTCGCGGGCGGAGCTGATGTCCTTCGTGACCTGCCCGATCCGCCGCTACCACCCGGCGGTGGTGGCGCAGAAGGCCAGCACGGTCGGCGTTCTCTCCGACGGCCGGTTCACCCTGGGCCTGGGGGCCGGGGAGAACCTCAACGAGCACGTGGTCGGCGGCTGGCCGCACGTGCAGCAGCGGCACGAGATGTTCGAGGAGGCGTTGCAGATCATCCGGCCGCTGCTGAACGGGGAGACGTTGACCTTCTCCGGCAACCACTTCGACGTACCGGACGCGTACGTGTGGGACCGGCCCGACCGACCGGTCCCGATGGCGATCGCCGCCTCCGGCCGGCAGTCGGCCACCCTGGCCGCCGAGTACGGCAACGGCATCGTCGCCACCGAGCCCGACCGGCACATCATCGAGATGTACGACGACGCGGGCGGCGCGGGCCAGCCCCGGTACGGTCAGGTGGCGATCTGCTACGGCCCGGACGAGGCCGAGTGCCGCAAGATCGTGCACGACCAGTTCCGCTGGTTCGGCCTGGGCTGGAAGGTCAACGCCGAGCTGCCCGGACCGGACTCGTTCGAGGCGGCCAGCCAGTACGTCCGGGAGGAGGACGTCGCCGAGGGCATCTCCTGCGGCCCGGACGTCGACCGGCACGTCGAGGCGTTCAAGAAGTTCGTCGACGCCGGCTTCAGCCACGTCGCCGTCGTCCAGGTGGGCGGGGACAGCCAGCCGATGTTCCTGGACTGGGCGCGCGAGGAGCTGCTGCCCCGGCTGCGCGAACTGTGA
- a CDS encoding endonuclease/exonuclease/phosphatase family protein: MLRVMTWNIRTGGRDRTGPDRRDRVLRVIADQRPDVLALQELRGFDAADTMDRFAEAVGMRAYLARTWFGQPVAVLVRPPWRVLVAAPVRRPFHHAAQRVTLATAEAGPLTVLGTHLDPYCGRRRLLEAGWLAAAVRRAPGEAVLLAGDLNTLDPYGDHAARIGRLPAAYRRRHLRRDGQTVETRAVARLYRAGLVDLFTHAGTGEPETAPTTEGGGAEFSGMRLDYLLGTPALAGRARDCRVVRGGEREYASDHYPVVVDIDLSPASSGQ; the protein is encoded by the coding sequence ATGCTGCGGGTGATGACCTGGAACATCCGGACCGGCGGCCGGGACCGCACCGGCCCGGACCGCCGCGACCGGGTGCTCCGGGTGATCGCCGACCAGCGGCCGGACGTGCTCGCCCTCCAGGAACTACGCGGCTTCGACGCGGCCGACACCATGGACCGGTTCGCCGAGGCGGTCGGGATGCGGGCGTACCTGGCCCGCACCTGGTTCGGCCAGCCGGTCGCGGTGCTGGTCCGCCCGCCCTGGCGGGTGCTCGTCGCCGCGCCGGTGCGCCGGCCGTTCCACCACGCCGCGCAGCGGGTCACCCTGGCCACCGCCGAGGCCGGGCCGCTGACCGTCCTCGGCACCCACCTCGACCCGTACTGCGGGCGGCGACGTTTGCTGGAAGCAGGCTGGCTGGCCGCCGCCGTGCGTCGGGCACCGGGGGAGGCCGTGCTGCTCGCCGGGGACCTGAACACCCTCGACCCGTACGGCGACCACGCCGCCCGGATCGGCCGGCTGCCGGCCGCATACCGGCGGCGACACCTGCGCCGGGACGGCCAGACGGTGGAGACCCGCGCGGTGGCCCGGCTGTACCGGGCCGGACTGGTGGACCTGTTCACCCACGCCGGGACGGGGGAGCCGGAGACCGCCCCGACCACCGAGGGCGGCGGGGCGGAGTTCTCCGGCATGCGCCTGGACTACCTGCTCGGCACGCCCGCGCTCGCCGGCCGGGCGCGGGACTGCCGGGTCGTGCGGGGCGGCGAGCGCGAGTACGCCTCCGACCACTACCCGGTCGTCGTAGACATCGACCTCTCCCCGGCGTCGTCGGGTCAGTAG
- a CDS encoding NUDIX hydrolase — translation MTSSWQEYAELRERMPEHFVNPPDAAVHILHDPAEVAAAERAKAEALRARGLPTEWSRVGVAYRDEYVTLVRDPVRFSDGSLGTYIRTMPGTDADGVVLLPVLDGSVVLVEHFRHAVRSWQLEAPRGFGEAGVPALEQAARELREELGAVPTRVVDLGLLHPDAGTATDQVHLYLVEIAEIGRLDAVEGIRTARTYPAEKVGELIRDGVVTDSYTIAVWTRAWLRGLLATCPA, via the coding sequence GTGACCAGTAGCTGGCAGGAGTACGCGGAGTTGCGCGAGCGCATGCCCGAGCACTTCGTCAATCCACCCGACGCCGCGGTGCACATCCTGCACGACCCGGCGGAGGTGGCGGCGGCCGAGCGGGCCAAGGCCGAGGCGCTCCGGGCACGGGGCCTGCCGACGGAGTGGAGCCGGGTCGGGGTGGCGTACCGGGACGAGTACGTGACCCTGGTCCGGGACCCGGTCCGCTTCTCCGACGGTTCGCTCGGGACGTACATCCGGACGATGCCGGGCACCGATGCGGACGGGGTGGTGCTGCTGCCGGTGCTCGACGGCTCGGTCGTCCTGGTGGAGCACTTCCGGCACGCCGTCCGAAGCTGGCAGCTCGAGGCCCCGCGCGGGTTCGGGGAGGCTGGCGTACCGGCGTTGGAGCAGGCCGCCCGAGAACTGCGGGAGGAACTCGGGGCGGTGCCCACCCGGGTGGTCGACCTCGGGTTGCTGCATCCGGACGCCGGCACCGCCACCGATCAGGTGCACCTCTATCTCGTAGAGATAGCGGAGATCGGCCGGTTGGACGCGGTGGAGGGTATCCGGACCGCCCGCACGTATCCGGCCGAGAAGGTGGGCGAGCTGATCCGGGACGGAGTCGTCACCGACTCGTACACCATCGCGGTCTGGACCCGGGCCTGGCTGCGCGGGCTGCTCGCGACCTGCCCGGCGTGA
- a CDS encoding GNAT family N-acetyltransferase: protein MTVVVVETERLVVRPWTAEPADLARLFDMYSRTEVMRFLGTNPQPPTEPEQMLGMLERWQARGSRDGWYGIWAAELRATGQVVGTTMIKQLPGLDDRTLTDDIEVGWHLHPDSWGHGYATEAARALVEREWTHTDTELVHAVVNPANEASKAVARRLGMSYVGPRTDWYGGEPVDTFVLRRPS from the coding sequence ATGACGGTGGTGGTGGTGGAGACGGAACGCCTGGTGGTACGACCCTGGACGGCCGAGCCGGCCGACCTCGCCCGGCTCTTCGACATGTACTCCCGGACCGAGGTGATGCGGTTCCTGGGGACCAACCCCCAACCACCCACCGAACCCGAGCAGATGCTCGGCATGCTGGAGCGCTGGCAGGCCCGGGGCTCGCGGGACGGCTGGTACGGCATCTGGGCGGCCGAGCTGCGCGCGACCGGGCAGGTGGTGGGGACGACGATGATCAAGCAGCTCCCCGGCCTGGACGACCGGACGCTGACCGACGACATCGAGGTGGGCTGGCACCTGCACCCGGACTCCTGGGGTCACGGGTACGCCACCGAGGCCGCGCGGGCGCTCGTCGAGCGGGAGTGGACACACACGGACACCGAGCTGGTCCACGCGGTGGTGAACCCGGCGAACGAGGCGTCGAAGGCGGTGGCCCGGCGGCTCGGCATGTCCTACGTGGGCCCGCGTACCGACTGGTACGGCGGCGAGCCCGTGGACACCTTCGTGCTGCGCCGCCCGTCCTGA
- a CDS encoding YihY/virulence factor BrkB family protein encodes MSSTRIVPETRLMADEELSADDAWHTLRREGGWCLLRDAFVRFRYGDGFSHARAFALQLCLAVVPFMIALTGLISELGVEEGGTVVADTVLALTPGASDDMVKELLSDRERTEDVGELALTLGLLTGLAALTSTMAQIERGANRIYGVERDRPALWKYLRAAVLAVTAGLPALVGFLILVGGGAMGDSVRRHYAWGDTVYGVWSVLRWPLSLVLTVLAVAVLFRHAPRRKQPGLSWLFFGAAIATVLWWLTSLLLAAYVAFGDNFGQTYGPLTGMMALLLWANLTGMALFGGLAFAAQLEAVRIGVQEPAQPDLWEPEAHREQVHDTGEMTAL; translated from the coding sequence GTGAGTAGCACCCGGATCGTCCCGGAGACCCGGCTGATGGCCGACGAGGAGCTCTCCGCCGACGACGCCTGGCACACCCTGCGCCGCGAGGGCGGCTGGTGCCTGCTGCGCGACGCCTTCGTCCGGTTCCGCTACGGCGACGGGTTCAGTCACGCCCGGGCCTTCGCCCTGCAACTCTGTCTCGCCGTGGTGCCGTTCATGATCGCGCTCACCGGTCTGATCAGCGAACTCGGCGTGGAGGAGGGCGGCACGGTCGTCGCGGACACCGTGCTCGCGCTCACCCCCGGCGCGAGCGACGACATGGTCAAGGAACTGCTCAGCGACCGGGAACGCACCGAGGATGTCGGCGAGCTGGCGCTGACCCTGGGCCTGCTGACCGGCCTGGCCGCACTGACCTCCACCATGGCCCAGATCGAGCGGGGCGCGAACCGGATCTACGGCGTCGAGCGGGACCGCCCGGCACTGTGGAAGTACCTGCGGGCCGCCGTGCTCGCCGTCACCGCCGGCCTGCCGGCGCTGGTCGGCTTCCTGATCCTCGTCGGCGGCGGCGCGATGGGCGACTCGGTACGCCGGCACTACGCCTGGGGCGACACCGTGTACGGCGTCTGGAGCGTGCTGCGCTGGCCGCTCAGCCTCGTCCTGACCGTCCTCGCCGTCGCCGTGCTGTTCCGGCACGCGCCCCGGCGCAAGCAGCCCGGCCTGTCCTGGCTGTTCTTCGGCGCGGCCATCGCCACCGTGCTGTGGTGGTTGACCAGCCTGCTGCTCGCCGCCTACGTGGCGTTCGGCGACAACTTCGGGCAGACGTACGGGCCACTGACCGGGATGATGGCGCTGCTGCTCTGGGCCAACCTCACCGGGATGGCGCTCTTCGGCGGGCTGGCTTTCGCCGCCCAGCTCGAGGCGGTGCGGATCGGCGTGCAGGAGCCCGCCCAGCCGGACCTCTGGGAGCCGGAGGCCCACCGCGAGCAGGTCCACGACACCGGGGAGATGACCGCGCTCTGA
- a CDS encoding glycerophosphodiester phosphodiesterase family protein, which yields MRTVRRTATAILAVAIVTTGLSVPAQARPRPDRTFDVQAHRGGLGLRVESSLASFGNALQLGVTTLELDVQITEDGQAVVTHDRRVSGTKCVDTAPVVPGDPEFPYVGKYVNTLNLAQVRTLDCGTRTLADRPGQLAVPGARMPLLREVFDLVKRYRADDVTLNVETKVEAGAPHETAPREQFVQVTAAEIRAAGLRDQVTVQSFDWGALMRMRQVDPKLPLVALTNYDFLQVGQPGASPWLGGIDIDDFGGDPVRAVRSFGADAFSPVHGFPQNGTVTDPGYRPYVTREMVAHAHRNGLKVIPWTVNDVPTMAKLVDDGVDGIITDYPDRLRGLLAERGYELPRGYASPFDIQAHRGGRADRPENTLPAFAYALENPAISTLEMDTGVTADGHLVVLHDRRVNGSHCQDTAPATPGDPEFPYVGKLVHDLTLAQLSTVDCGTLTPPDAPHQVPVPGARIPTLDEVLDLVRTSGRDDVRLNIETKISPLVADTAGYREFTRKLVRAVERAGLVGRTTIQSFDWRTITHARELNRRIETVALIWQYGPAECASLADECSLRAVYDDPSVQSPWTAGLDWWRYQDLGKLVRASGATTVSANWQVHDPAQGTVASADWYLRENPAYHHGPDVPALQRRYGLKVVPYTVNDPAVMQRVIDLGVDGVITDDPRLLVEVAIRNGLR from the coding sequence GTGCGGACAGTACGCCGTACCGCCACCGCGATCCTGGCGGTGGCGATCGTGACGACCGGGCTGAGCGTGCCCGCGCAGGCGCGACCGCGACCGGACCGGACGTTCGACGTGCAGGCCCACCGGGGCGGGCTGGGCCTGCGGGTGGAGAGCAGCCTCGCGTCGTTCGGCAACGCGCTCCAACTGGGGGTGACCACCCTGGAGCTGGACGTCCAGATCACCGAGGACGGACAGGCCGTGGTCACCCACGACCGCCGGGTGAGCGGGACGAAGTGCGTGGACACCGCGCCGGTCGTCCCCGGTGACCCGGAGTTCCCGTACGTCGGGAAGTACGTCAACACGCTCAACCTGGCGCAGGTGCGCACCCTGGACTGCGGCACGAGGACCCTGGCCGACCGGCCGGGCCAGCTCGCCGTGCCCGGTGCCCGGATGCCGTTGCTGCGCGAGGTGTTCGACCTGGTGAAGCGGTACCGGGCCGACGACGTGACGCTCAACGTCGAGACCAAGGTGGAGGCCGGCGCACCGCACGAGACCGCGCCCCGGGAGCAGTTCGTGCAGGTCACCGCCGCCGAGATCCGCGCCGCCGGGCTGCGCGACCAGGTGACCGTCCAGAGCTTCGACTGGGGCGCGCTGATGCGGATGCGTCAGGTCGACCCGAAGCTGCCGCTGGTCGCGTTGACCAACTACGACTTCCTCCAGGTCGGCCAGCCCGGCGCGTCGCCCTGGCTGGGTGGCATCGACATCGACGACTTCGGCGGCGACCCGGTCCGCGCGGTACGCAGCTTCGGCGCGGACGCGTTCTCCCCGGTGCACGGTTTCCCGCAGAACGGCACGGTCACCGACCCCGGCTACCGGCCGTACGTGACCAGGGAGATGGTGGCGCACGCGCACCGCAACGGGCTGAAGGTGATCCCGTGGACGGTGAACGACGTACCGACCATGGCGAAGCTCGTCGACGACGGCGTGGACGGCATCATCACCGACTACCCGGACCGGTTGCGCGGCCTGCTCGCCGAGCGCGGATACGAGCTGCCGCGCGGGTACGCCTCCCCGTTCGACATCCAGGCGCACCGGGGTGGCCGGGCGGACCGGCCGGAGAACACCCTGCCCGCGTTCGCGTACGCGCTGGAGAACCCGGCCATCTCCACCCTGGAGATGGACACCGGGGTCACCGCCGACGGGCACCTCGTGGTGCTGCACGACCGGCGGGTCAACGGTAGCCACTGCCAGGACACCGCCCCGGCCACCCCGGGTGACCCGGAGTTCCCCTACGTCGGGAAGCTGGTGCACGACCTGACCCTGGCCCAGCTCAGCACCGTGGACTGCGGGACGCTGACCCCGCCGGACGCGCCGCACCAGGTGCCCGTGCCCGGCGCCCGCATCCCGACCCTGGACGAGGTGCTCGACCTGGTCCGGACCAGCGGCCGGGACGACGTGCGGCTGAACATCGAGACGAAGATCAGCCCGCTGGTGGCGGACACCGCCGGGTACCGGGAGTTCACCCGGAAGCTGGTGCGGGCGGTCGAGCGGGCCGGGCTGGTGGGCCGGACCACCATCCAGTCCTTCGACTGGCGGACCATCACCCACGCCCGCGAGCTGAACCGGCGGATCGAGACGGTTGCCCTGATCTGGCAGTACGGCCCGGCCGAGTGCGCCAGCCTCGCCGACGAGTGCTCGCTGCGAGCGGTCTACGACGACCCGTCGGTGCAGAGCCCGTGGACCGCCGGACTGGACTGGTGGCGGTACCAGGACCTGGGCAAGCTGGTCCGCGCCTCCGGCGCGACCACGGTGTCGGCGAACTGGCAGGTGCACGACCCGGCGCAGGGCACCGTGGCGTCCGCCGACTGGTACCTGCGGGAGAACCCGGCCTACCACCACGGACCGGACGTGCCGGCCCTCCAGCGGCGGTACGGGCTGAAGGTGGTCCCGTACACGGTCAACGACCCGGCGGTGATGCAGCGGGTCATCGACCTCGGCGTGGACGGCGTCATCACCGACGACCCGCGACTGCTGGTCGAGGTGGCGATCCGCAACGGCCTGCGCTGA
- a CDS encoding sporulation protein produces the protein MVFKKMLSAFGVGGPSVDTVLANPNTRPGLTLDGQVNLVGGDAPANVEQISIGLVTRVEVETGDGEYAGIMEFHRMGVSGPLQLAPKQQLSIPFQLPVPWETPITDVYGQRLHGMTMGLRTELAIARAVDKSDLDQVSVHPLPVHERILEAFQRLGFRFKNADLERGHIYGVQQTLPFYQEIEYFAAPQYAQTVKQVELTFVTSQQGVDVILECDKRGGFLTPGQDTFGRYTVSHADADRVDWTQVVDGWLQDTVNRYGSMRPHGYAPQGYGHGHGHGRGMGMGGVVAGAALGVAGGMIAGEMIEEAFEGDDGGDFEE, from the coding sequence ATGGTCTTCAAGAAGATGTTGAGCGCGTTCGGGGTCGGCGGGCCGAGCGTGGACACCGTCCTCGCCAACCCGAACACCCGCCCCGGCCTCACCCTCGACGGCCAGGTCAACCTGGTCGGCGGGGACGCGCCGGCGAACGTCGAGCAGATCAGCATCGGGCTGGTCACCCGGGTCGAGGTCGAGACCGGTGACGGCGAGTACGCGGGGATCATGGAGTTCCACCGGATGGGGGTCAGCGGTCCGCTCCAGCTCGCCCCGAAGCAGCAGCTCTCCATTCCGTTCCAGCTTCCGGTGCCGTGGGAGACCCCGATCACCGACGTCTACGGCCAGCGCCTGCACGGCATGACCATGGGCCTGCGCACCGAGCTGGCGATCGCCCGCGCGGTCGACAAGAGCGACCTCGACCAGGTATCGGTCCACCCGCTGCCGGTGCACGAGCGCATCCTCGAGGCGTTCCAGCGCCTCGGGTTCCGCTTCAAGAACGCCGACCTGGAGCGGGGGCACATCTACGGCGTCCAGCAGACGCTCCCCTTCTACCAGGAGATCGAGTACTTCGCCGCGCCGCAGTACGCGCAGACGGTCAAGCAGGTCGAGCTGACCTTCGTGACCAGCCAGCAGGGCGTCGACGTGATCCTGGAGTGCGACAAGCGCGGCGGCTTCCTCACCCCCGGCCAGGACACCTTCGGCCGGTACACGGTCTCCCACGCCGACGCCGACCGGGTCGACTGGACCCAGGTGGTCGACGGGTGGCTCCAGGACACCGTCAACCGCTACGGCAGCATGCGCCCGCACGGCTACGCCCCGCAGGGCTACGGCCACGGGCACGGGCACGGCCGGGGTATGGGCATGGGCGGCGTGGTGGCCGGCGCGGCGCTCGGCGTGGCCGGTGGCATGATCGCCGGCGAGATGATCGAGGAGGCCTTCGAGGGCGACGACGGCGGCGACTTCGAGGAGTGA
- a CDS encoding diacylglycerol/lipid kinase family protein, whose translation MDAGEGGRRGAERGGLRSAVVVNPVKVADLDELRRVVDETLTAAGWPEPLWYETTVEDPGRGQTEQAVAAGVDVVFACGGDGTVMSCVSGLVGTEVALAVLPQGTGNLLAANLGLSGDLAAGLEVAVEQGRRRLDVGAVEGHHFVVMAGMGFDAQMLADTSESTKARIGWPAYVMGAARHLRDRPMKVSIRIDDRPPVRRRARSVLVANVGRLQGGVTLLTEAEPDDGHLDVAVLTPRTVRHWLQLGWAVVRRRGRVPRMEVFRGQRIMITSNRAQPRELDGDLIDPGRSLRVEIRPGALWLCVPRPAQDPDLAEDAEAVAERGERRVEDAEAVAERGERRVEEAHRE comes from the coding sequence GTGGATGCTGGAGAGGGTGGGCGGCGTGGGGCGGAACGGGGCGGCCTGCGCTCCGCCGTCGTGGTCAACCCGGTCAAGGTCGCCGATCTCGACGAGCTGCGCCGCGTCGTCGACGAGACGTTGACCGCCGCGGGCTGGCCCGAACCGCTCTGGTACGAGACCACCGTCGAGGACCCGGGCCGGGGCCAGACCGAGCAGGCCGTCGCGGCCGGCGTCGACGTGGTCTTCGCCTGCGGCGGCGACGGCACCGTGATGTCCTGTGTGAGCGGGCTGGTCGGCACCGAGGTGGCTCTCGCCGTGCTTCCGCAGGGCACCGGCAACCTGCTCGCGGCGAACCTCGGCCTCTCCGGCGACCTCGCCGCCGGGCTGGAGGTCGCCGTCGAGCAGGGCCGCCGCCGCCTCGACGTGGGCGCGGTCGAGGGACACCACTTCGTGGTGATGGCCGGTATGGGCTTCGACGCCCAGATGCTCGCCGACACCTCCGAGTCGACCAAGGCGCGCATCGGTTGGCCCGCGTACGTGATGGGGGCCGCCCGCCACCTGCGGGACCGGCCGATGAAGGTGAGCATCCGCATCGACGACCGGCCCCCGGTGCGGCGTCGCGCCCGGTCGGTGCTGGTCGCCAACGTGGGGCGGCTCCAGGGTGGGGTTACCCTGCTCACCGAGGCCGAGCCGGACGACGGCCACCTCGACGTGGCCGTGCTCACCCCGCGTACGGTGCGGCACTGGCTGCAACTCGGCTGGGCGGTGGTACGCCGGCGCGGCCGGGTGCCCCGGATGGAGGTCTTCCGAGGCCAACGCATCATGATCACCAGCAACCGGGCGCAGCCCCGGGAACTGGACGGCGACCTGATCGACCCCGGCCGGTCGCTCCGGGTGGAGATCCGCCCCGGGGCGCTCTGGCTCTGCGTGCCACGGCCGGCACAGGACCCCGACCTGGCCGAGGACGCCGAGGCGGTCGCAGAGCGGGGTGAACGCCGGGTCGAGGACGCCGAGGCGGTCGCGGAACGGGGTGAACGCCGGGTCGAGGAGGCACACCGTGAGTAG